The Corylus avellana chromosome ca8, CavTom2PMs-1.0 genome has a segment encoding these proteins:
- the LOC132190852 gene encoding protein FAR-RED IMPAIRED RESPONSE 1-like — protein MLNQVAKVYTPKVFELFQNEVEEIPPLSIIDHNESQEIHRYVVGVFNEHGKYNIIWNPSDQTLSCNCRKFETFGILCRHALKILDTWDIKLIPDRYILKRWRRDAKDENEKQFMKNDIELDTRLGYADRYRALCPKYIQLVNEACETEEGFNILNAAVADLKKRLCDANNCQANAEKDTIRLSTNIVDKEDQPCVSFMVGPKGIKKKENYRNKKRRPKPWIENMKKPKESMSKNQAKEIRESKDIEIHDCNTQKSNEDIAYSHVPSFTQISRILASRSFPNQNFLQEEPTKEVQK, from the exons ATGCTGAATCAAGTAGCAAAAGTGTACACACCCAAGGTGTTTGAGTTATTTCAAAATGAAGTTGAAGAGATACCACCACTTTCCATTATAGACCACAATGAAAGTCAAGAGATACATAGATATGTTGTTGGAGTTTTCAACGAACATGGAAAATACAACATTATTTGGAATCCATCAGATCAAACTTTGTCTTGCAATTGTAGAAAGTTTGAGACATTCGGTATTTTGTGTCGGCATGCTCTAAAAATTCTTGATACGTGGGATATCAAGCTGATTCCTGATAGATATATTCTAAAGAGATGGAGAAGAGATGCAAAAGATGAGAATGAAAAACAATTCATGAAGAATGACATTGAGTTAGATACTCGATTAGGATATGCAGATAGGTATCGAGCTTTGTGTCCTAAATATATTCAATTGGTAAATGAGGCATGTGAAACTGAAGAAGGCTTTAATATCCTAAATGCGGCTGTTGCAGATTTGAAGAAAAGACTTTGTGATGCAAATAATTGTCAAGCTAATGCAGAAAAAGATACTATTAGGCTTTCAACCAATATTGTAGACAAAGAAGATCAACCATGTGTTTCATTCATGGTAGGGCCAAaaggaataaagaaaaaggagaattATCGTAATAAGAAACGTCGACCTAAACCATGgatagaaaatatgaagaaaccTAAAGAAAGCATGTCAAAGAATCAAGCAAAGGAAATCAGAGAGTCAAAG GATATAGAAATACATGATTGCAACACACAGAAGAGCAATGAGGATATCGCATATAGTCATGTTCCTAGCTTTACCCAAATATCTAGG aTACTTGCATCTCGTAGTTTCCCTAATCAAAACTTTCTACAAGAGGAACCAACTAAAGAAGTTCAAAAATGA
- the LOC132190853 gene encoding protein FAR1-RELATED SEQUENCE 5-like → MDVSLEHFVSPNVPTKLTPSKGMQFESDESAYSFYNEYGRIASFSIRKEYVNKCKKTGIVTSRRLVCAKEGIRGIDKRNSNIKKSRAETRCGCDAHLVIMYNRDSSKYMVSDFVAEHNHNLHLSTTVHMMPSQRKIFTTQATDIDLAYESGLRLKDSYQLISKQVGGGDNLGLTKQDHKNYLRNKRQRALKFGEATSLEMYFRHQLKENPSYYYAFQLDVEELITNIFWADARMVIDYSHFGDVIAFDTTYSTNRDTRPLGVFLGLNHHRETVVFGAALLYDETIESFVWLFETFLEAMSKKKPITIFTDQDAAISAALQIVMPETYHSLCSWHMWQNANRHLGYLLKGGSRFNKDFLACVYEYNDEDDFLSAWNIMLEKYDAHENKWLIDIFKLKEKWAQA, encoded by the coding sequence ATGGATGTCTCACTCGAACATTTTGTATCTCCAAATGTGCCTACGAAACTTACACCATCAAAAGGCATGCAATTTGAATCAGATGAGAGTGCATATAGTTTTTATAATGAGTATGGAAGAATTGCAAGTTTTAGTATCAGAAAAGAGTATGTGAACAAATGTAAAAAGACCGGAATTGTTACGTCAAGGAGATTAGTGTGCGCGAAGGAGGGAATTCGAGGTATAGACAAGCGAAATAGTAACATAAAAAAATCTCGAGCAGAAACAAGATGTGGATGCGATGCACATTTAGTTATTATGTATAATCGAGATAGTAGCAAATACATGGTGAGTGACTTCGTTGCTGAGCATAATCACAATCTCCATCTCTCAACAACTGTACACATGATGCCATCACAACGGAAAATATTTACAACTCAAGCTACTGACATTGATTTGGCATATGAATCAGGTTTAAGACTAAAGGATTCTTATCAGCTTATAAGTAAGCAAGTTGGTGGAGGTGATAACCTTGGTTTAACCAAGCAAGATCATAAGAACTATCTACGCAATAAGCGACAAAGAGCCTTGAAGTTTGGGGAAGCTACTAGTTTGGAAATGTATTTCCGTCATCAACTTAAAGAAAATCCTTCATATTATTATGCATTTCAATTGGATGTTGAAGAGTTGATTACTAATATTTTTTGGGCTGATGCAAGAATGGTCATTGACTATAGCCATTTTGGTGACGTAATAGCGTTTGATACAACATATAGCACAAATAGAGATACAAGACCGCTTGGTGTATTTTTGGGACTTAATCATCATAGAGAGACTGTCGTATTTGGAGCTGCACTGTTGTATGATGAAACAATTGAGTCTTTTGTATGGTTGTTTGAGACTTTCCTAGAAGCAATGTCTAAAAAGAAGCCAATTACAATTTTCACCGATCAAGATGCAGCAATATCAGCTGCTCTTCAGATAGTGATGCCTGAAACGTATCATTCGTTGTGTAGTTGGCACATGTGGCAAAATGCTAATAGGCACTTGGGCTATTTACTTAAAGGTGGGTCCCGATTTAATAAAGATTTCTTAGCATGTGTCTATGAGTATAATGATGAAGATGACTTTCTCTCTGCTTGGAATATCATGTTGGAAAAGTATGATGCTCATGAAAATAAGTGGCTAATAGATATATTTAAATTGAAGGAGAAATGGGCCCAAGCATAA